CCAAAATTATATGATGCAAAATGTTAATGAGTATAGAACATAATTTCATATAATTAAGATAATAAGTAACAATTGGTGATCGCCTAGCTTTATATTTTTTAATTTCCTCACTCTTAACCGCTATTAAAAACCATTGCCTTTTTAAAGATGTAAGTAAAAACTTACAAAAACACCTTGCTCCCTTGATTTTCTTATATATCCTTTTTGAAATAAAAACTTTAGTAAGATTTAAATAATATTTTTTACTAATAAGTTGCACATGACTTTTGGAATATATAAAAATATTTTCTTGATTATTTTAAGAAATATGATATACTAACTTTGATGCTTGCTTATGCAAGACTGTGTATTATTTAAAATATACTTCTTGAGCCAAAATATATAATGCTCCTTTCACTTGAATAATACTAAAATAAAATTTCCACTAAATGTGGAAATTTTCATATCTTTGATATAATAAATTATATGAAAAATAATAGCAATATTGATAAGAAAACAATATCATATAAAGAAATAGCTGAACAAGCTCAAACATCTATTTCTACAATTAGTAGATATTATAATAATGGATATGTTTCAAACAAAACACGAGAAAAAATATTAGAAGTTGTAACAAAAAATGAATATTTTCCAAATCATGGGGCTAGATTAATAAGAGGTAAAGATAATTCTATTTTTGTTATTATGCCAGTTTGAGCACAAAATTTATATAATTCAATCATAGGCGGTATTATCACTTCATCATCAAAATCTGGTAGAAGAGTTAATACTACATATTCAAACAGTAATACTGTTGATTATATTGAAACTATAAGATATGCATTATCATGAAGACCATTAGCGATTGTAGTTTTTGTGCCTCAATACGACAAAGACTTATTTGATTTTTTAAGAAAAGTAAGTGATACTACAATTGTGGTATATGGACACAAAATTCACGGTCTTAATTGAATTAAACCTGATTTAAAACAAGGATTTTATGAGTTAGTCCATAAATTTATCGAACCTCAATCTGTAAAGGTTGCATTTATAGTTGACACTAAACTTAGTGATAGTCAAAGAACTGAACGAATAGCAGGTTTTGAGACTGCTTGTCGTGAACTTAATGTTGAAAGCGTTATTATTCCACTTGAAAGTAAAAAAGACTTACATGCCCTAGTAGAATTAAATAAAAATCTTAAAATGCTCGGAATTAGAAACCTTGTTTGTTCAACACATGAAACATATGTTTCAATTACTACAACATTAGGTACTAAGGAATTTAATGTTACTGATATTGGATATCAATCAATTTATGATAATATCAAAAACTATAAAGCTAAAATCTTTATTGATTACCCAAAAATTGGTATGTTAATAGATAAAATGATCACAAGTATTAAAGAAACTGGTGATCCACAAGAAAAAACTATTAATACTTTAATTATTTCAACAGACAAAAACTAGCCATAATTGGTTAGTTTTTGTATTATAATTATTAAAGTCAAAATAAGGAGATATATGAATAAAAGTTTTAGGAAAAAATATGATTTTTTACTCAGTAATCTTACGAACATTGTATGAAATACTGAACTAAAAAAAGATAATACTAGCACTATATATAAAAATGCTTATCATTTGGTTAGAAATTTGTATCTATTATTAATTAGTTTAACATGTTTAATATCACTATTAACATTATTTAAACCAGGACCATCCATAGCTAATGCATGATATATTTTTATCTCTATTTTACAGATATTTTCATTTTTCTTTTTTGCTATTGATTATATATTACATCTGATAACATACAATAAGTTTTTAGAATCTAAAAGATTGTATTTAAATCACCATCAAACAATTTTTAAATATGTCTTTTCATTTAGGGGAATTATTTTATTTTTATGTGTGTTAAGCTCAATACATGTTATTTCAAACATCGGAGCAATTGATCCAAGCGTCTCAAAAGTATTTGATACATTCAAATTTTTAAACATAGCTAGAATAATACGCTTTTTTGCTATTTTATCAATTTTTACACCGTTTAAACTAATTTATGGTGTGTTCGAAAAGCAAAAAAAAGTTTTATTCAATGTGTTGATTATTTCTATTTTCTTAATAATAATTTTTGCTTTATTGATTTGAAACTCAGAAACTACTCATTTATATGAAGTTCAAGATAATTTCTTGGCATCAAATAAAATCAAAAGGGGTTGAATTAGTATTTATGAATCATACATTAATAATCATATTGAAAATCTAAAAAAAGATGAAATAATTAATTGATTAGGTTCACACAACATCAATCAAGATAACCTTGATTTAGTTAAATCTAAGTATAAAGAATTTCAAAATCTATCTAATGGTTATGTAACTTCTTTTATAGATTCACTATATTTTTCAACTATTACATTAACTACTATAGGTTATGGTGATTTTACACCACATGCTCAAATTAGTAAAGTAATTGTTTCATTAAATAGTTTATTAGCAATTGCAATTGTTGCTATTCCATCAGGGGTTGTTGCTAGTGAATTCTTATTATTAACTCAACAAAAACTAAAAAAAGAAGAACAAGAACGTAAAAAAGACGATTCATTGTCGGCATCATCAAAAACAAAAACAATCTCAAACAGTGAAAGTCCAAACTTTATTAAGCAAAAAAATAAAACTCAAACAATTATGATTGATCAAAATCAAATAGATAATAATCAAAATCTTCAAATTTTAGAAACTAAAAAACTACCTAAAAAAATAAACTCAAAACAAACAAGAAAAAATTTAAAGGAAGTAGCTAAAAATGATTAAAATCGGTTCACATATTTCATTTAAAAAACCAGGATACTTAGTCGAAGCGGCAAAAGAATCGTTAAATAATAATGCAAACACAATGATGATATATTTAGGAGCTCCGCAAAGCACAACTAGAGTTCCGGTTGAAAATTATCGCCTCAATG
This DNA window, taken from Mycoplasmopsis cynos, encodes the following:
- a CDS encoding LacI family DNA-binding transcriptional regulator; the protein is MKNNSNIDKKTISYKEIAEQAQTSISTISRYYNNGYVSNKTREKILEVVTKNEYFPNHGARLIRGKDNSIFVIMPVWAQNLYNSIIGGIITSSSKSGRRVNTTYSNSNTVDYIETIRYALSWRPLAIVVFVPQYDKDLFDFLRKVSDTTIVVYGHKIHGLNWIKPDLKQGFYELVHKFIEPQSVKVAFIVDTKLSDSQRTERIAGFETACRELNVESVIIPLESKKDLHALVELNKNLKMLGIRNLVCSTHETYVSITTTLGTKEFNVTDIGYQSIYDNIKNYKAKIFIDYPKIGMLIDKMITSIKETGDPQEKTINTLIISTDKN
- a CDS encoding potassium channel family protein, yielding MNKSFRKKYDFLLSNLTNIVWNTELKKDNTSTIYKNAYHLVRNLYLLLISLTCLISLLTLFKPGPSIANAWYIFISILQIFSFFFFAIDYILHLITYNKFLESKRLYLNHHQTIFKYVFSFRGIILFLCVLSSIHVISNIGAIDPSVSKVFDTFKFLNIARIIRFFAILSIFTPFKLIYGVFEKQKKVLFNVLIISIFLIIIFALLIWNSETTHLYEVQDNFLASNKIKRGWISIYESYINNHIENLKKDEIINWLGSHNINQDNLDLVKSKYKEFQNLSNGYVTSFIDSLYFSTITLTTIGYGDFTPHAQISKVIVSLNSLLAIAIVAIPSGVVASEFLLLTQQKLKKEEQERKKDDSLSASSKTKTISNSESPNFIKQKNKTQTIMIDQNQIDNNQNLQILETKKLPKKINSKQTRKNLKEVAKND